The nucleotide sequence CGTGCgtgagaggaagaaaagagactATTTCTGTGAGGGAGAAGGTGGCTAACCATGAAGACGGACGCCGTCAAAGGCAGTCGGCGACTGGTGGGTGACAAGGGAGGTGGGGAGGTAGCAACGTTATCCTCTGGCGGCCGGGTTGGTGAACATCACTCCCCTAAAACCCAAACTCTCAACATGTGAAAAGACCAAAATGCCCTTGCCTCCTTCTCTTTATTCCTTCTGACCCCACACAATACATCCATATCAACTTGTCTTGCCAAACATCCGATCCTTTAGACTTATTTAGACTTTGTGCTCTACATCCGATCCTCTGACCCCCTAGGCTTCCTTTtagtgtccggtcctccagacaCATCGACCTACTAGacatttggtcctccagacccatACGTCTAGACTTTCTGCCTGATGTACTCAATATGCCAAGTGTTCCTATCCAGTTCTATTGACAAGGACTTCATTGGCTAGTCGCAAATAGGACTTtctcttttaaataaaaaaaaaactaggatTTTTCCTTTATCTAGtgttcactaggacttttgctttaCATAGTCTTAACCTACTAGAACTTTTTCATTACTTAACTACACACTTGTCAACCTTATTAGATTATAataaaacttaactttgaatctttgtcaatatcaaaactTCGATTCGATTATCTAGTACTCCTGATACCAACAACAACATATCTGAGTACGAAGGTCAACCTTTGATGATCGAGCAGGCTCCATTGTTACTCATCTGTCGAGATTCGAGAAGcagcaaaaggaaaagaagagaaggtGAAGGAGGTCTTTGAGCTGTTCTCAGAATTACTAAATTTGGAGTGCTAGCTAGCTTTCAGGCTCCATTGTTACTCATCTGTCGAGATTCGAGAAGcagcaaaaggaaaagaagagaaggtGAAGGAGGTCTTTGAGCTGTTCTCAGAATTACTAAATTTGGAGTGCTAGCTAGCTTTCAGGCTCCATTGTTACTCATCTGTCGAGATTCGAGAAGcagcaaaaggaaaagaagagaaggtGAAGGAGGTCTTTGAGCTGTTCTCAGAATTACTAAATTTGGAGTGCTAGCTAGCTTTAGTTGATGTTCTGTAAATTAACAAACTTTAAAACAGCACGACAACTATATGATCTCTGCCTCCATTTCTTTATATATATCACGTTTGcactgatcgatcgatcgatctatcGTCCGAGGCGAGGATGGCGGATACCACGAGGACGTCGAGGTTCAAGAGTGTGTGCGTCTTCTGCGGCAGCAGCGCCGGCAACCGCGACTGCTACGGGAACGCCGCCGTGGAGCTCGGCCGGGAACTGCTGGACTGGAAGGTGGACCTCGTCTACGGGGGTGGCGACGTCGGTCTCATGGGGTTGGTCTCCCGCGCGGTGCACTCGGGCGGCGGCCGCGTCGTCGGGATCATCCCGCGGTCACTCATGGCGAGGGAGATCACAGGGGAGACGTTAGGGGAGTTGAAGGAGGTGACGAGCATGCACCAGCGGAAGGCGGAGATGGCCCGCTGCGCCGACGCCTTTGTGGCGCTTCCCGGTGGCTACGGGACG is from Zingiber officinale cultivar Zhangliang chromosome 7B, Zo_v1.1, whole genome shotgun sequence and encodes:
- the LOC122004618 gene encoding probable cytokinin riboside 5'-monophosphate phosphoribohydrolase LOG6; amino-acid sequence: MADTTRTSRFKSVCVFCGSSAGNRDCYGNAAVELGRELLDWKVDLVYGGGDVGLMGLVSRAVHSGGGRVVGIIPRSLMAREITGETLGELKEVTSMHQRKAEMARCADAFVALPGGYGTLEELFEVVAWAQLGIHRKPVGLLNVDGYFDPLLAFIDKAVAEGFIPPHQRGILVSSANARGLLCGLEEYVPVEDAVTSRFAAEWASGD